The genomic segment CGCCAGCGACGGAGAAAAATGGCTGGAAGCAGCCGGAGTGTTGCGACGGGGAGACCGAAGTGATGATGAAGAGCAGGTGAAGCTTGGGCATAGAGGAaatggaggaagaagaagagagaaaaaggaagaagaagagagagaaagagatggaggaagaagaagaaagacaaAAAGAGATTGATATGTGTCAATAAAGCAAATAGTATTATTgtaaatataaaatttaataaataggTATATGAGTAAGCATCAAATAGTAAAAAAGTTAAAATACCTTGTAATAAATGTGTCAATTTTGGCCCTTTGTGTAAAATTCTCTATAATTTATAGGGCCTGTCCATAGACACAGAAATAGAAGAACCAATGTAAGTGTACTGGAGATTATTATTGTCTGATAATTTATCCAACCGATTCAGCTAATTTGATCCAAATCACTCCCGAAACAAAGGgtctgtttggcattgttttctgttttttgtttttgaaattgtgtttttagaaatgagaacagaaaacaaattttgtagttttcaaaaaacaacaagtgtttggttaatgttttctaaaaataatcttttttgttttatttaaaaaaaatcttaaataaaaaattaataaatatatttacaaagagaaaaatcttttaaaagtttgtaataaataatgagataaagtaatatgaaagaaaaagtgatgaaaaataaggagaaaGAAAGTAAGGAaagaaattttgaagaaaaagtattgagaaaagagaGATTgatgcaacaaaaaaaaaaagatggaatGTAAcgagagaaaaaatgatgagatagaaaaaataaagagagagGAAATGATTAGAgaaaaaataatgagataataagtgatgagagaaaaaataaaaaaatcaaaagatatgagagagaaaatgatgttaGAGAAAATGATGAGAGAAAAAGTATAAATTAACGATATAAATTAATGAGAAAGAAAATtatttgaaataataataattaaaacaattatacaataaaaaaattgaaaaaacaactaaaaataactttttattattctcaaatttttttattttaaacattacttttttaaattattttctaacAACACGACAAACACCCTGTttgttgttttcagaaaacaaatTTTAGGTTTAAAAAAAAGTTCTTTTTAAGTTTAGCCTTCACCCTCAAAACCTCGCCTTCTGTTTCTTTGTTTAGCACTTCTTAAAGGAGCAGAACCAATCAGAAAACTGGAGCTAGAATAGAAGAAGATAAAGAAGATGATGATATGGGATGCCACAGCCACCACCAACAACGACAACAATGTACCCAACACCGAACAATTCGACTCCGACCAAGATTCTTACCTTAATTTCGATTTCTTCTCATCCAtttcaaaacccaaggttcaccTTCTTCACCTACCCAGTTTTTATTCTATCGAATTGAAGTTATGTTATTTGAATATAACGAGGAAagaattaacttttttttattattattttgggaatGTGAATGGGTATAAAGGATTATTACAAGATATTGAAAGTGGGTTATGATGCTACGGACGATGCGATTCGAACCAACTATATACGCCTTGCCCTGGTTTGTCTTTTTCATTCTTCGAAATTTGACCCACTTTAGTGGGTTCCcctttaatttttttagttaattatttatttattattcttttGTGTTCGAGTATCGTGCAGAAATGGCACCCGGATAAGCAGAAAGACCATGACAGTTCCACTTCCAGATTCCAGGAAATAAACGAGGCTTATGAAGGTGGGGTTGTGTTTGTTTCCTGTGTTTGGGGGTCCACATTGGTTGTTAAGGTTTATTATGCCATTGCATGCTTGGTTTTTATTTTAGTGTAGCTGCTAATAGGCAGAAGAAATGAGGAGGCAAAGCAAAGTCTTTATAACAATGATGTAGTGTTTGAAAGAAGCTGCATGTTTATTGTGAACAGCATCTGTAGAAATTTTGTAGGTGCTTTGTTAAAATGAGTTAGTTTTAGTATGTTGCATATGGATGATCACACTGAGTTATTGTAGCTATTTTGTTTGATGTGACATTCATTCAGCCTTTTGAGAGCCAGGGCTCTACACTACTGTTGCTTTTCCTAATCTTCTATTTCGACTAGATCCTTTATAGTTCATACTTACCAATTATGAGGAGATTGTTTCTTTGTGGCTTGGTCATCTTCATTTGCCCTAAACTCTAGTGACATCAATTTTCTAGCAAAGGTTTTAGCATGGATTATTGAATCATTTTGGTCAGATAGGATTATGAAAGTAGCACGTGATGTGCTCCGAGTAGGGTACTACCAGGAAATTATAGGGTAATCATTTCGAGTTCTGGTTTTGGAATGAGAATGATCATGTGTAAACCACACGTACCTTTTCAAAATAATGTTACTTTAAATTATTCTAGTAAGTGGTGGGAGTTTTAAAGTAGTTTTTGACCTGCAGACGATGCGATAGTAAGTTGAAACTATGATCACAATCTAGTATGGAAATGTATGATGATTCACACATCATTGTTTGCCATGTATTATTACACGAGTAGATGCTGTATCTTTTAGCTATTGAATATAGTGACATTAATACACATCCTAGTATTATAAGCAGACTCTTTTACCTCTGGAATATGTAAATAATCAAATTTGAATGATAGAGGCTGATTCACCAAAATGAATTGACAtccattgtttctaatggatgtGATGTGAGTTCGATTTGCTTCTCTATCTTGACTCTAGGGTCCCTGATCAAATTGATTTGATGCTCACCATTGTTGGTTTGGGGTTTTAAAGTTCTTCAAAGTAAGGATTGGATACTTGTAGTCTTGGATTTCTCTTTATGATCAAATGAATGCAGTATAGTAAATAGATTACCTTTCCTCATCCATATGGATGTGTCAGTATTTTTCGGATCACATTAAAATTCATGTTCTATTGGTTATGTAATTAAATACTTGAAGTCATTAATTTGTATAAGGCTCTTATCCAACATTACTAGATTTAGTGTAATCATTCCAAAGCCACCTAATCAATTCTTACTTAATATTGGTGCTTATATTGAGAGCTTAAACTCCCGGAGGAGTAGCTCAAACGATTTGGCAAGTGTTTGCTCTCAAAAAACTCGAGGTTTGAGTCCCTCCTAGCTACTTCTGTAGCAATTATTTTAGTTTCTTGCTCATCATATCAACATGAAATGATAAGACTGATGAACTTAGTTGTAAGGccattatattttttatttatttattttttcaatgtgCATATCTGCATGTATCTACTATGATTTGTCATCTGCTTTGTTTTTCGTTGGTTTGAATCTACTGCAAGATGGCCCTGTCATTTTAGAATTCCCCAGGCTGTGAAGTTCTGCAAGatgttgagttttttttttttttcaaattcctTCTGGAGAAGGGTCTTAATATCCAGAGAATAgtaaacagaaacattacaaaaCACCTGATTTGAATTTgagcttgaattcatagaatatTATTTGAACTTACGCTTCTAGTTTTTAACTTGTCAAACAGTTTTGAGTGATCCTGTAAAGAGGTTTGAATATGACAAGAAGGGAATGCAGCATGTCTATGATTACAATATAATTGTAAGAGTTTCTATTCCTCAACTCAAGGCCTCTTCGTATGCTGATACCCTTGAAGATGGTTTTCTAATCTTTCATTTGTTGGCTGCAGGAGTATCTCAACCGTTACAAGGGTCTTATATTGACGTGCAATGGTCTTGGAATAAAGCATTCAATCTGGTAAAGAGATGGGCCACAATTCAAAGAGAGATCATTTTAGGTAGAATTTTGGTTAGTGCATCACTGCATTACTTCGTAGTATCTGTTGAGTCAGCAAGTGGTACAATTGAGAACAAGGACCTGTGGTCTCGGGGTGTATTGGGGGTTGCTGTAGGCTTATTCTTATTTATAAATAGAAGCAAAGATATCACCATCTTGTTGTGACGTAAGAAGCTCATGTTAGTTACCCTCGTCTTGGAGGACTGTGATTATATACCTTTCTCCTTTTGTTTATGAAACGGTTGAAGGGTATTTTAGTTAACGCTCTCTctatatgaatataaatatagAAATTTTATTCGGTAGAGGCATTACTTTTGTCCCTACCGAAGGGGCATTACTTTTGTCCCTATCGTAGAGGCGCCTTTTATTTTTGACATTTAGAGAAATTATAATCCAATTTATTTTATGATGATGTACGTTATAGTTATAATAGACTTCTCGTCAATTTttggaaaattctgaataatttatgatGCT from the Humulus lupulus chromosome X, drHumLupu1.1, whole genome shotgun sequence genome contains:
- the LOC133803836 gene encoding uncharacterized protein LOC133803836 gives rise to the protein MMIWDATATTNNDNNVPNTEQFDSDQDSYLNFDFFSSISKPKDYYKILKVGYDATDDAIRTNYIRLALKWHPDKQKDHDSSTSRFQEINEAYEVLSDPVKRFEYDKKGMQHVYDYNIIEYLNRYKGLILTCNGLGIKHSIW